GCCCAAAGGACGGCACAAAGTGCATATCTGTGTGGGCACGGCCTGTCATGTCAGGGGCGCCACAAGGATTCTGGACACGGTGGAGGAAGCCACGGGTATCAAGCCCGGAGAGACGGATCTGGATCTGAAATTCAGCCTGGAGACGGTCAACTGTCTGGGGTGCTGCGCCCTGGGGCCTGTGATGGAAGTGGACGGCAAGGTTCATGGAAAAATGTCACCGGTCAAGGCGTCCAAAGCCTTGAAAACATATGAATAGGGGAAAATTATGGCACGGTTAGAAACGCCGGAAGCGTTGGAAAGTTTTCGGCAGGAGATATTGTCCCGAAGAGATCCTGACAGCCCCTGTGTGTCCATTTGTGCGGGAGCCGGGTGTGTGGCATCGGGTGCGGATGAAGTCATTGCCGCATTTGAAAAGGAGATCGAGGCAAAAGGGTTGTCCGCCACAGTGTCCACCAAAGGAACGGGATGCCCGGGATTCTGTGAACAGGGCCCCGTGGTGGTGATCTATCCCGAAGAGATCTGTTATCTTCAGGTGCAGGCCAAAGATGTGCCCGAGATCGTGGCACAGACCATTAAAAACAAACAGGTGGTGGAACTGTTGTGCTTTAAGGATCCTGCCACAGGAAAGCGGGCCGTCAAAGAATCGGATATTCCGTTTTACCGGTCCCAGCAGCGCACGGTGTTATGCAACAACATCAAAATCGATTCCAAACGCATTGAAGATTACCTGGCTTTGGGCGGATATGCGGCCCTGGCCAAGGCCCTGGGGCAGATGACCGATCTGGAAGTACTGGAAGAGGTGAAAAAATCCAATATCCGGGGCCGGGGCGGGGCCGGGTTTCCGGCCGGCCGAAAATGGGAAGGTTCCAGAAATGCAAAAGAGCCCATCAAATATGTGATCGTGAATGCGGATGAAGGTGATCCCGGCGCGTTCATGGACCGGGCCCTTCTGGAGGGCAATCCCCATTCCATCCTGGAAGGACTGATTTTAGGCGGATATGCCGTCGGCGCCCATGAAGGGTATTTTTATGTGCGACAGGAATATCCGCTGGCCGTGAAAAACATTCATCTGGCCATCCAGCAGGCGGAACATTACGGGCTTTTGGGAGAGAACATTCTGGGGTCCGGCTTTGACTTCAAGGTGATCGTGCACCAGGGGGCCGGGGCGTTTGTGTGCGGAGAATCCACGGCCCTGATGACGTCTCTGGAAGGCAAGGCCGGAGAACCCCGGCCCAAGTATGTCCGGTCCAATGTCAAAGGATTGTGGGAACGGCCGTCGGTTTTGAACAACGTGGAAACCTGGGCCAACATCCCCTTGATCATCGACAAAGGAGCGGACTGGTTCACCTCCGTGGGCACGGACAGCTCCAAAGGCACCAAGATCTTTTCCCTGGTGGGAAAAATCACCAACACCGGTCTGGTGGAAGTGCCCATGGGCATGACATTACGGGAAATCATCTATGATATCGGCGGCGGGATCCCCAACAACAAGAAATTCAAGGCCGTTCAGACGGGCGGACCTTCCGGCGGCTGTATTCCCGAACATCTGCTGGATCTGCAGGTGGGATTTGACGAACTGACCAAGGCCGGGTCCATGATGGGGTCCGGCGGCATGATCGTCATGGACGAAGACACCTGTATGGTGGATGTGGCCAGATATTTCATCGCGTTTCTCACGGATGAATCCTGCGGCAAGTGTGTGCCCTGCAGAGAAGGGCTGCGCCAGATGCACCGGATTTTGACCAATATCACCAAAGGCAAGGGTAAACAAGGCGATATCGAACTGCTGGAGGAACTGGCGGAAACCGCCGTGGAAGCGTCCTTGTGCGCCCTGGGAAAAAGTGCGCCCAATCCGTTTTTAAGTACGTTGAAATATTTCAGAGAAGAATATGAGGCCCATATTAACGACAAAAAATGTCCGGCCCTGGCCTGCAAGGAATTGATCAATTTTTACATTGATCCGGACAGATGCACAGGCTGCGGCACCTGCCGCAAGCAGTGCCCGGCTGATGCCATAAACGGAGACAAGAACCTGATCCACATCATTGATCAGGATAAATGCACCCGGTGCGGCACCTGTTTTGAGGTGTGTCCGCCGAAATTTTCTTCCGTGGTCAAACTGTCGGGAGACCCCGTGCCGGACCCCGTGCCCGAAGAAGAGCGCACCATCCGGAAAAAGATTAAAGAGAAAGGATAGGCCATCATGGGTGACATACAATTTGAAATCGATGGACAGACCGTGACAGCAGTTCCGGGCATGACTGTTCTGGAAGTGGCCCGGAAACATGGGATCTATATCCCCACTTTGTGCCATCATGAAAAACTGGAGCCGTTCGGCGGCTGCCGGCTGTGTATCGTTGAAGTGGAGGACCGGGGCTGGACCAAGTATGTGGTGTCCTGCGTATTCCCGGCAGCCGGCGGCATCATCGTCAGAACCCGGTCTGAAAAAGTGGACCGGCTGCGTAAAACCATTCTTGAGCTGCTCATGGCCCATGCACCGGATGCGCCTCAGTTGGTAGAACTGGCAAAAGTTTACGGGGCAGACCCCAACCGGTATGAAAGCGATCCTTCTTTTTGCATCCACTGCGGCCTGTGCGTGCGGTATTGTGCGGAAGTGGCCCGGAAAAATGCCATCGGATTCGTGGACCGGGGCATCAACAAAGAGATCAGCTTTGTACCGGAAATTGCGGCCCAATACTGCAATGACTGCAAGGAGTGCTTTCCCTTGTGCCCCACCTCCTATCTTCAGGCGGCTTATGTGCTGGCTCAGGCTCTTTCGTTCTCTGAGCAAGGAGTTCAAACAATGAACACGTGAAAGCCGAAGATGAATGAGGATAAACCGCAATAGCAACCAAAGTTTGGGGGCAATGGTGCTGGGCGCCCCGCGGGCTTCAAACCCGTTGGCCCGGTCTGCAAAACCGGGAGGAGGTTCGATTCCCCTTGCCCCCTCCATAAACAAATCAGGGCGCATTGAAAACAATAAATGGTTGAAAAGTATGTCACAATAGGGATTGCCGGGCACGTGGATCATGGCAAGACATCCCTTGTAAAATGTCTGACCGGGACGGATACGGATCGTCTTCAGGAAGAAAAACGGCGGGGATTATCCATCGAGTCGGGCATCGCGCAGTTTAAGTCCAATGGTTCCAATATGCAGATGGCATTCGTGGATGTACCGGGTCACACGGATTTTTTAAAAAATACCATCCGTGGATTGAGCGGCGTGGACATGGCGATACTGGTTGTCGCCGCAGATGACGGACTGATGCCGCAAACACTGGCACATCTTCACATCCTCAATTTCTTTGAAGTTAAAAACGGATTTATCGTCTTGAGCAAATGCGATCTTGCGGATGACGAGATTTTATATCTGGCGGAACTTGAAATCAGAGAGGCATTGGAAGGTACCTTTTTAGATGAAAAGCCAATTATTCCGTTTTCGGCGATCGATAAAAAAGGGCTTCGTGAAATTGAAAAATGTATCATGGAAACCGCGAGAGAAATCCAGATCAAGGAA
Above is a window of Desulfotignum balticum DSM 7044 DNA encoding:
- a CDS encoding 2Fe-2S iron-sulfur cluster-binding protein, which produces MGDIQFEIDGQTVTAVPGMTVLEVARKHGIYIPTLCHHEKLEPFGGCRLCIVEVEDRGWTKYVVSCVFPAAGGIIVRTRSEKVDRLRKTILELLMAHAPDAPQLVELAKVYGADPNRYESDPSFCIHCGLCVRYCAEVARKNAIGFVDRGINKEISFVPEIAAQYCNDCKECFPLCPTSYLQAAYVLAQALSFSEQGVQTMNT
- a CDS encoding NADH-quinone oxidoreductase subunit NuoF gives rise to the protein MARLETPEALESFRQEILSRRDPDSPCVSICAGAGCVASGADEVIAAFEKEIEAKGLSATVSTKGTGCPGFCEQGPVVVIYPEEICYLQVQAKDVPEIVAQTIKNKQVVELLCFKDPATGKRAVKESDIPFYRSQQRTVLCNNIKIDSKRIEDYLALGGYAALAKALGQMTDLEVLEEVKKSNIRGRGGAGFPAGRKWEGSRNAKEPIKYVIVNADEGDPGAFMDRALLEGNPHSILEGLILGGYAVGAHEGYFYVRQEYPLAVKNIHLAIQQAEHYGLLGENILGSGFDFKVIVHQGAGAFVCGESTALMTSLEGKAGEPRPKYVRSNVKGLWERPSVLNNVETWANIPLIIDKGADWFTSVGTDSSKGTKIFSLVGKITNTGLVEVPMGMTLREIIYDIGGGIPNNKKFKAVQTGGPSGGCIPEHLLDLQVGFDELTKAGSMMGSGGMIVMDEDTCMVDVARYFIAFLTDESCGKCVPCREGLRQMHRILTNITKGKGKQGDIELLEELAETAVEASLCALGKSAPNPFLSTLKYFREEYEAHINDKKCPALACKELINFYIDPDRCTGCGTCRKQCPADAINGDKNLIHIIDQDKCTRCGTCFEVCPPKFSSVVKLSGDPVPDPVPEEERTIRKKIKEKG